The genomic window TTTTAAGTGGAAGGATGGGCAAGTATGGCTTGCCAAGTGTACTGAAGCGCTGCCGATTCGTTGGAGTAGGCAACTGCCCAAGGGATGCGAACCGTCTACCATCACGGTCAAGTTGGATGCGAGTGGGCGATTCCACGTTTCTTTGCTCGTAGACACAGTGATTGAACCATTGCCAAAATCCAATAAATCTATTGGTTTGGATATGGGGATAACTAGCTTGATTGCTACCAGTAATGGGGACAAAATCGCTAATCCCAAGCACTTTAAACGCAGAATCGCAAAGCTTAGACGAGTCCAGAAATCTTTGTCTCGTAAGCAGAAGGGGTCGAACAATCGACATAAGCAAAGGCTCAAAGTAGCCAAAGTACATGGACAAATAACTGATAGTCGCAAAGACTTTTTGCATAAGCTAACTACTCAACTGGTGAACGAAAACCAAACCATCGTGGTTGAGGATTTGGCAATCAAAAACATGGTCAAAAACCATAAATTGGCGCTCTCGATTAGCGATGCTAGTTGGGGTGAATTTGTCCGCCAGCTTGCTTACAAGTGCGAGTGGCACGGGCGAGAACTGATTAAAATTGACCGATGGTTTCCTTCCTCCAAAAGGTGCGGAAACTGTGGGCATATAGTAGACAAAATGCCGTTGAATGTACGTGAGTGGGATTGTCCTAAGTGTCAAACTAACCATGACCGTGATATCAACGCGAGTAGGAATATACTTGCCGCAGGGCTTGCGGTGTCAGTCTGTGGAGCGAACATAAGACCCGATAGGCAAGAGTCTAAAAGGCAGTTGCAAAAAACCCGAAAGGGAAAGAAACAGAAACCTAAGTCGTGAGTCTTAGGAATCCCCGTACCTTAAGGTCGGGGAGGAGGTCAACATAATTCTCTTACTGGCAAGCTAAAATGGAATTATTGGTTTTACGCCACCAATTCTTGGAATTGATGCACTGTTGTTAAAGGCAACTGCTCGGTTTGCGGCATTCCTACTTGTTCTAATACTTTGACTTCGATATTTACAGACACTAAGTAGCTACCAGGTTCTGCGCCAATAGCTTCGGCGATTAATTTTGCAAGTTCTGGGCGCTTGGCGGTGATTGGATCTCTTAAACTACAACGATCCCAATCGTGTTTTGCCGTTGGATTTAGGTTGAGAATATAGTGCTTAGTCATAGGTTAAAGTCTCGAATAACAACCTGATAGAGCTATTAGCTGGATAACTCTACTCTTTTCTATTATAGTACGTATGTACTAAAAATGTGGGAAAACAGCGATCGCCTTAGCAGCTATATTAAGAATCCTGCGATCGCGGACTTTTACCGTCATAGTCGGCTTTAGAGGGTGGGACAATTTCATTTAGCCAAACAGCCTGTTGAGGTAAGGGGATAGCAATACCAGCTTGATCGAAAGCAATTTTGACTCGACGACGATACTCTCTTGCTACCTCCCACTGTTTGAGGGGTTGGGTTTTGATCCAAACACGAATCATCACACCGCGATCGCCAAAATTTTCAACTCCTAGCACTTGTGGCGTTTCGATAATTTGCTCGATCCATTTAGGATCTTCATCCATTTGTATACCCACATTATTAATCAGTTCTAAAGCATGATCGATGTCTGCGTGATAAGCAACAGGAATACTAAGATCGGCTCTTGACCAGCGACTGGAGAGATTAGCAACAATTTTGATTTCACTATTGGGGATCGTAATCAAGCGTCCTTCAGAGTCTCTTAGTTGAGTGATGCGGAGATTGAGATTTTCCACCAAACCGCCAACATTTCCCACATTGATTACATCACCTAGCGCATACTGGTCTTCCAAAATAATAAAAAAACCATTGATCGCATCTTTAATAATATTTTGAGAAGCCAAAGAAATGACAACCCCCAATAAACCAGCCCCAGCAAGTAAAGGCGCGATATTTACTCCCACCGTAGTTAGAGCGATCAGAGTACCGATTGCTACCCCGCTTAAAGTAGCGAGGCTTTTGGTAACACCAGAAATAGTCGAAACCCTTAAATGTAGGCGCAAAGAATCTTCTGGGGTAAGTAAAGTATTAATCGCTAGTGCGGAAGTGAAGCGATCGATTAATACATAACTCAAACGCACCGTTACATAAGTTGCTAAAGCCACAATGCCAAGAGTAAAAGGAATCCTTAGCACCGTCAAAATCCAAGATGGAATCACCCGCGTATAGGGAAACAAACTTAAAATTAGTAGCGCTCCACTACCCCAAATCAAACTGTGTGCTAACTGAAATAATCTCCGCCTCACTTCTTGAATGTTATTATGCTGCTGTTTGCTAAGTTGAGTTGTAACAGGATCGCTTGTGGGCGTAGCCTTTGGGCGCTGAGTTATTTGCCATTGCCAGCACCGGATTCCCCAGCTAATTAAAACTATACTGAGAAATATTCCGGATGCGATCGCCCCCGAACGAGTCAAAAATTCTGGTTGTCGCTCAAGTTTTGCTCGTCTTAAGTCTTGCTCTAAAGATAATCTCAGTTTGTCAGCTAGACTAAAGGGTTCTTCTGCTTGTAGTTTGGCATCTGCGCCAGTAATGGTAAATAAATATTCACCATTAACGTAGATTACAGGTAAATTATTTTCTTTCCTAATTTGTACTTGGAGTTCGGTAGAGTTGCTTTGAAAGTAATTTTGGCTAATACTGTGCAAGCGTTGCTGAATGTCATCAACCCGCTTGGCTAAATTGCTTCTAGTTTCAGCGATTTGAAATAGACGGCGACCATCTAAGGAAACCCAAGTAGTAACTACTTCTTGTTGCGATCTTACCTGCCCGGAAGAAGTTGGCAAAAGTAAGTTAGGTAAAGGAAACTGGGCAATAGCTGGAAAAACCACTGTAACTATTAGGATAATTGACAGCGCGATCGCCCAAAATTTAGATCGCATTTTTTACTCCTCTATAACTAACTCTTAATTAAAGCTAAATATTCACAATTGAGAAAAATGCGGTTAAGCTAGGTGAGACTACTTAGTGCAAATATTTAAGGAATATTCTTAATGACCGCAACTACTGCTCGTATAAAGTACGAAATCAAAGATATTAATCTAGCCGCTTCTGGTAGACAAAGGATCGAATGGGCGGGGCGAGAAATGCCCGTTCTTAAGCAAATACGCGATCGCTTTGCAACGGAAAAGCCTTTTGCTGGTATTCGTTTGATTGCTTGCTGTCACGTTACTACAGAAACGGCTCATTTGGCGATCGCTCTCAAAGCTGGCGGTGCAGACGCAATTCTAATTGCTAGTAATCCTCTTTCTACTCAAGATGACGTAGCAGCTAGTTTAGTTGCCGATCACGAAATTCCTGTTTACGCCATGAAGGGCGAAGATAACGACACTTATCACCGCCACGTGCAAATTGCTCTAGATCACCGTCCCAATATCATTATTGATGATGGTAGCGATGTCGTTGCAACTCTAATTCAAGAGCGTCAACACCAAGTAGCGGATTTAATCGGTACAACCGAAGAAACTACTACAGGAATTGTACGCCTCAAAGCCATGTTTAAAGACGGTGTATTGACATTTCCAGCAATGAATGTTAATGACGCTGATACTAAGCATTTCTTTGATAATCGTTACGGTACAGGACAATCAACTCTAGACGGAATTATTCGCGCTACCAATGTTTTACTAGCAGGTAAAAATATTGTAGTCGCTGGTTACGGCTGGTGCGGTAAAGGTACAGCACTGCGGGCGCGGGGACTTGGTGGCAATATAATTGTTACTGAGATCGATCCAATCCGGGCAATTGAGGCGGTTATGGATGGTTTTAGAGTGCTACCAATGGCAGAAGCGGCTACTCAAGGCGATATTTTTATCACTGTTACAGGCAACAAGCACGTAATTCGCGCCGAGCATTTTGAAGTCATGAAAGACGGTGCGATCGTTTGTAATTCCGGTCACTTTGATATTGAAATTGACCTCAAATCTTTGGGCGCTAAAGCCACACAAGTTAAGGAAGTACGTAACTTCACTCAAGAGTACCAAATGCCCAATGGTAAAGCTGTTGTCGTCCTAGGTGAAGGTAGATTGATTAATCTAGCCGCCGCCGAAGGACACCCCAGCGCCGTAATGGATATGAGTTTTGCTAACCAAGCTTTGGCTTGCGAATATTTAGTCAAAAACAAAGGCAAATTAGAACCAGGTTTGCACTCTATCCCTGTAGAAGTTGATGCAAATATTGCCAAGTTAAAGTTGCAAGCAATGGGTATCAACATTGATACTCTCACCGCAGAACAAACCGAATATATCAATTCCTGGACTGCGGGAACTTAAAACGGTGTAAATTGGTTAAAAAAAGGAGGCATAGTTATCTATGTCTCCTTTTGCTTATAAGTTGGTAGGAAATCAGTTAATGGTTGAATGGATTACTGAAACTATGAATTCCCTGGGATACTGGGGAATTGGACTATTGATGTTTTTAGAAAATCTATTTCCCCCCATTCCTTCAGAGTTAATTATGCCTCTGGCGGGTTTTACTGTAGCTCAAGGAAAATTAGAATTTGCCCCGGTAGTATTTGCAGGGGTTTTTGGTACAGTAATCGGGGCGTTACCTTGGTACTACGCAGGTAAAATACTTGGAGAACAACGCTTAAAAAGTCTAGCCGATCGCTATGGCAAATGGTTGACAGTTTCAAGTAAAGATATTACAAAGGCTACGGGATGGTTTGATAATCATGGCGGTAAAGCAGTATTTTTGTGTCGTCTCGTCCCTGGAGTCCGCACCCTAATTTCCTTACCCGCAGGTATTAGTAATATGCCTCTAATACCATTTTTACTTTATTCAACCCTTGGTACTATCTTATGGGTAGGTTTGCTAACTTACGCAGGTTATGCTTTGGGCAATAACTACCAACTGGTAGAAGACTATCTTGGTCCCGTCTCCAAAATCGTTTTAGCTATTATCCTTGCAGCCTTTGCTATTTGGGTAATTAGAAGAATTATGCGTCGTACTACTTAATAATTGTTTTGTACTTGTACAGTCCAAAACTGATAGCCTCAAAATCGAGGCACTAAATACTTTATCAATATTGCAGCTTGAAAAATCGCTCTAATTACTGGCAGTTACAACCTTATATTCGATCGCAGTGGAAACCTATTGCTAAAGGATTTATCTGCATCCTCGGCTATGTAATTTCTACTTTACTCCTGATTTATTTAGCAGGAAAATTGCCTGCACCCTTTGCAGAGGGTAACGTCCAAGAAATTGCTAAAATATCTGCGATCGCACTAGGTATATTTTTAGTACGGGGAATCTCTCAGTCTGGTCAAGATATATTTATGGCTAAAGCAGCTTTAAAAGTTGCCTTAAATTTGCGTAAGCAAGTTTATACCCATATGCACAAACTTAACCTCAGTTACTTTGAAACAACTCAAGCCGGAGACTTATCTTATCGCCTTACCGAAGATGTAGACAGAGTTGGGGAAGTAGTTAACAAGCTATTTCATGATTTTGTACCTTGTGTTTTCCAACTGGTAGCAATTCCCATTTACATGATTTATCTCAATTGGCAATTAACCCTAGCCACGTTGATAGTTGCGCCATTAATGGGAATATTGATAGGTTGGTTTGGCGAAAGACTAAGCAAATTTTCCCGTAAAAGCCAAAACCGTGTCTCCAATTTATCGGCAATTCTCACTGAAGTTTTTAGTGGAATACGATTAGTACAGGCTTTTGCAGCCGAAGACTATGAAATTGCCAGGTTTACTCACGAAGCCGAAGCCAGCCGTCAAGCAAAGTATTCAACGGAGCGATTGAAAGCGATTCAAATCCCCATTATCGGGTTTTTAGAAGCTTTGAGTATACTTTTATTGTTGTGTATTGGTGGTTGGCAAATTTCCCAAAGGAA from Synechocystis sp. PCC 7509 includes these protein-coding regions:
- a CDS encoding RNA-guided endonuclease InsQ/TnpB family protein, with amino-acid sequence MQKAYRYRVYPTSEQETLLRRTMGCARLVYNRALASRTEGWYERQEKVDYIKTSAMLTQWKKQEDLQFLNEVSCVPLQQGLRHLQKAFANFWAGHAKYPNFKKKHNGGSAEFTKSAFKWKDGQVWLAKCTEALPIRWSRQLPKGCEPSTITVKLDASGRFHVSLLVDTVIEPLPKSNKSIGLDMGITSLIATSNGDKIANPKHFKRRIAKLRRVQKSLSRKQKGSNNRHKQRLKVAKVHGQITDSRKDFLHKLTTQLVNENQTIVVEDLAIKNMVKNHKLALSISDASWGEFVRQLAYKCEWHGRELIKIDRWFPSSKRCGNCGHIVDKMPLNVREWDCPKCQTNHDRDINASRNILAAGLAVSVCGANIRPDRQESKRQLQKTRKGKKQKPKS
- a CDS encoding mechanosensitive ion channel family protein, which produces MRSKFWAIALSIILIVTVVFPAIAQFPLPNLLLPTSSGQVRSQQEVVTTWVSLDGRRLFQIAETRSNLAKRVDDIQQRLHSISQNYFQSNSTELQVQIRKENNLPVIYVNGEYLFTITGADAKLQAEEPFSLADKLRLSLEQDLRRAKLERQPEFLTRSGAIASGIFLSIVLISWGIRCWQWQITQRPKATPTSDPVTTQLSKQQHNNIQEVRRRLFQLAHSLIWGSGALLILSLFPYTRVIPSWILTVLRIPFTLGIVALATYVTVRLSYVLIDRFTSALAINTLLTPEDSLRLHLRVSTISGVTKSLATLSGVAIGTLIALTTVGVNIAPLLAGAGLLGVVISLASQNIIKDAINGFFIILEDQYALGDVINVGNVGGLVENLNLRITQLRDSEGRLITIPNSEIKIVANLSSRWSRADLSIPVAYHADIDHALELINNVGIQMDEDPKWIEQIIETPQVLGVENFGDRGVMIRVWIKTQPLKQWEVAREYRRRVKIAFDQAGIAIPLPQQAVWLNEIVPPSKADYDGKSPRSQDS
- the ahcY gene encoding adenosylhomocysteinase, translated to MTATTARIKYEIKDINLAASGRQRIEWAGREMPVLKQIRDRFATEKPFAGIRLIACCHVTTETAHLAIALKAGGADAILIASNPLSTQDDVAASLVADHEIPVYAMKGEDNDTYHRHVQIALDHRPNIIIDDGSDVVATLIQERQHQVADLIGTTEETTTGIVRLKAMFKDGVLTFPAMNVNDADTKHFFDNRYGTGQSTLDGIIRATNVLLAGKNIVVAGYGWCGKGTALRARGLGGNIIVTEIDPIRAIEAVMDGFRVLPMAEAATQGDIFITVTGNKHVIRAEHFEVMKDGAIVCNSGHFDIEIDLKSLGAKATQVKEVRNFTQEYQMPNGKAVVVLGEGRLINLAAAEGHPSAVMDMSFANQALACEYLVKNKGKLEPGLHSIPVEVDANIAKLKLQAMGINIDTLTAEQTEYINSWTAGT
- a CDS encoding DedA family protein; this encodes MSPFAYKLVGNQLMVEWITETMNSLGYWGIGLLMFLENLFPPIPSELIMPLAGFTVAQGKLEFAPVVFAGVFGTVIGALPWYYAGKILGEQRLKSLADRYGKWLTVSSKDITKATGWFDNHGGKAVFLCRLVPGVRTLISLPAGISNMPLIPFLLYSTLGTILWVGLLTYAGYALGNNYQLVEDYLGPVSKIVLAIILAAFAIWVIRRIMRRTT